TGTGCAGGCGAATCCAATCGTCAAGCAATGGCAATGCGGCGGCAGGCTGGTCGAGCTCGATGTAGAGACCGGCAACCCCGCGCGCCAGCGTAGAGCCTGCAGGCGCCAACTCGCTGGCCGCCATCGCATCGGCTGTGGCGCCTGCGCGATCCTTCCGCGTGATCCGAAGCCGCGCACGCTGCACCAATGTATCGGCGTTCTTTGGATCCAGACTCAACGCCTTGTCAAGATCGGAAAGCGCGGCGTCTGGCTGCTTGCTCGCCTGATGTGCCCTCGCACGGGCGACATAGTAGGCCGCCTGATCCGGCGCCAAGCGGATAGCCTCGTCCAGGTCGGCTATCGCGGCATTGAACTCACCGCGCGACAGATGCGCTTGGCCCGATAACGCGTAATCGCTCGCGTTCTTGGTGGCCGCACCTGTTGAGCCTGCAGTCGTGTCTGCATTGGAAGTGTCGCCATCTTCGGCGGCTGCGGCGAATGTAAATACACGCCCACCGTTGTAGGTGAAATAGACCTTCTTCTTGCTGTTGGCAATGAACATATGGTGGGCAAGCAGAAAGTCCACACCAAGCAGCATGTCGGTGTCGCCACCCATCCTTCCGTCAATCACCTGCATCTGGCTGTGCTGGATGGTTTCCGAGCCGACGGTGAACGAGTCCACCTTCACGGTCCATGTCTTCACCGGCTTGGAACCAACACCGATACTCCTGCTGCCCGCTTTCGCATCCGGCCCATTCAAATCAATGCCGGCCCGCTCGGCCGCGTCACGGCTCAGCACGGTGGCCATAGCGCCCGAATCGAGTACGGCCCTCACTTTCTTGCCATTGATGGTCACACTGACAAAGGTTCGTCTGTCGTACTGGTTATCTGACGGAACGAGATCGGCGACGTTGTACTTGCCATCCTTCACCCAATACGCGAGCAAGGCGTTCCCGCAACCCTCCACCTTGAACAACGTAATCTTGCCGTGCGCAAGATCGATCTCCATATCCGCAATATCGAGCAGATTGGCGCCAAGCAACCCGTCACCGGCATCGGTACCACCGACGATGAAATCGACGTTCTTGAGCGTCGTATCAAGTATGCCGAATTCCTTGACGTGCGCTTGCTGGATATCCGCGGACCCACCGATGCCGCTGACGCGATAGCCAAAAGGCGCGGGTTGCAGAGGAAGCCCAAGCGATTCCGCGTTGGCTTTCGACATGATGTTGAAGAAGGCGCCGGTATCGATAATGAAGCGCGTGTCTTTCCCGTTGATCTTCACGGTGGTCGTGGCCCGGTTCCCCACCATTTGCACGGGCAACGTGCCGTAATCCTTCAATTGGCAACCGTCAGCCCAGGCCTGACTCGCCAGCAAAAGACCTACTCCAATGCAACATAGACGCAGCATGTCCACTCCCGTTGGCCACGACGGCAGAATATATTTGTTAAAAGATGCGATGCAATGTGCTTCGCAACGAATCCACCAATGCCAACGCCCCCGCTGGCGTTATCATGCGCCAGCGATCAAGGGGCTGGGCCTTCCGGGCTTCGGCCAGGCCACGATGTAGTACCCGAAACATGGGGAATGCCATGAAGGTCGAGTCCGTCGCCGTAGCGCTTTTCGCCGTATGGTTCTTTTCGGAAGGCCTGATCCTCCGCACTGCTCGTGATCGAAGCGGCGCGAATGTGGATCGCCGGTCACTGATCATTCTGGCCACCAGCAACATGGTTCTTCCGTGGCTGTCCATTGCGCTCTACTTTCTCAACGTGGGCAACGCGCCCTTTGCGCCACTGACCAAGATCGTAGGCGTGGTGGTGATGGTCAGTGGGTTCTGCATCCGGTGGGCGGGTATGTGGACGCTGCGGAAGTTTTTCTCGGCGAACGTAGCGGTGCAGAGCGATCATCGGTTGGTGATCGCGGGCCCTTATCGCTTCGTGCGCCATCCCGGTTATTTCGGGGGCTGGTTGGCGTTCGTCGGCCTGGGGCTGGCGCTTGGCAATGTGATCGCAATTGTCTTGTTGTCCGTCGTCACGTTGCCCGCGTTCTTCTTCCGCATCCGGGTCGAGGAGCAGGCGCTTGCCGGGGCGTTCCCCGACTATCGGCAGTACGCGTCGAAGGTGAAACGGTTTCTTCCCTTCGTCTGGTGATGCCAGGCACAGTGCGCTGCGCCTGGCAAAGCAATGACGGTCTTAGTGCACCGGCGCGGCAAGCACGCCCAGGTTGCTCATCCAGGCCTCTGCCAACGTTGGCCACTGCGTGATCGGGTTGGACGTACTGCGGACGCCGAAGGCGTGGCCGCCGTGCGCGTACAAGTGCATTTCTACGGGCACGCCCGCCTGCTGTAGCGCGACGTAGTACGTCACTGATTCGCGTACGTCATCCACTGGGTCGTCGCCGGCTTGGATGATGAGCGTCGGCGGTGCATGCGGGTCGATCTTCACATCCTGCCTGAGCGTGATGCCGGGGCCTTTCCACAAGTGTCCGGGATAAAGCGCCATCGCGAAATCGGGCCGCACGCTTTGCTTGTCCGCGTCATCGATAGGCTTGTAGCTGAGCTTGGTGTGGTTGCTGACGTCGGCCACCATGCGTCCACCGGCGGAGAAGCCGACCACGCCGATCTTGTGCGGATCAACACCGAGGCTTGCCGCACGCTCGCGCAGCAGCGCGATGGTTCGCTGCGCGTCCTGCAGCGCCATAGGCACGATGGGTTGCTTCGCGCAGTTGCACTCTTCGTTGTAATACGGACCGGAGCCAGGCACGCGGTATTTCAACAGCACGCAGGTGATGCCGCGCGAGGTGAGCCAGTCGCAGATCTCGGTGCCTTCCAGATCAATAGCGAGAACGCGATAGCCACCGCCGGGGAACACCACCACGGCCGCACCGGTGTTTTTCCCTTTGGGTGGATAGATGGTCATGGTCGGGCGCGACACGTGCTCGATCACGGTAACGGGCAAACCGGCGAGCGGTTGCGTGCTGGTGCCGAAGTCTTCTTCACCCGGCATGGAAGGCGGCGCTATCTTCAGGCCTTCCGGCCAGAGCGGTATCTGTTCGGCCGGCGACGCCGGTTGCCAGGGACGCATCTGCCGATTCTGCAGATTTGCGGTACCGGTGGTCGCCAACGCCGTGCCGGCGCAAAGCGATAACGCGACCATCAAGCCTATCCACGCGTGCTTGCGCATATCGCCTCCACCTTTCGGTCCATGGGTCGTGGATGGGACGGCAGGCGTACCGCGCCGCGCCGGAGGACACAGCGTGCGCGGACGGTGGGGCGCATCGCTTGCGCAGTTCTAGCGATTCGCTGATCGGTGCGGTGATGAACGCTTAGCTGGCCTCATCGCCCTTATGGCGTTATGCTTCTCATGCTGCAACGCACCACTGCGCCTCTCCCCAAGGCCCGAGCATTCCCTATGTCCGCTTCCGCACCCGCTCTTGATCCGGGCACCCCGCCCATTCGCGTTCCCCACGTTGGGCTCGTCATCCTTGCGCTCGCCGTGGGTGGCTTCGCCATCGGCACGACCGAGTTCGCCACAATGAGCATGCTGCCGCTGTTTGCGCAGGGGCTTGGCATTGATGCACCAACCGCCGGCCATGCCATCAGTGCGTATGCACTGGGTGTGGTGGTGGGTGCTCCCGTGATCACCGTGCTCGGCGCACGCCTGCCACGTCGCGGGCTGCTGTTGATGCTGATGGCGATGTTCACGGTGTTCAACGGGCTCACTGGCCTGTCGCCCAGCTATCACTGGATGCTGGTGTTTCGTTTTCTCAGCGGCCTGCCGCACGGTGCGTACTTCGGTGTGGCTGCGCTGGTGGCCAGTTCGCTAGTGCCCGCCAACCGCCGTACACGCGCGGTCGGCCAGATGTTCCTGGGCCTTACCTGCGCCACCATCGTCGGCGTGCCACTGGCGAGTTGGCTGGGCCAAGCGGTGGGCTGGCGCTGGAGCTTTGCGCTGGTGGCCCTGCTGGGCGTCGCCACCATGATCGCGGTCTACACCTTTGCGCCAAACACGCCGGCCGATGCCAAGGCGAGCCCACTGCGTGAACTCGGCGCACTGAAGCGCCCGCAGGTATGGATGACGCTAGGTATTGGCGCCATCGGTTTCGGCGGTCTGTTTGCGGTGTACACCTATCTCGCCGACATCTTGCTCAAGGTGACGCATATGTCGCTGGACGCGGTGCCCTGGGTGATGGGTGTGTTCGGCATCGGCATGACGCTGGGCAACCTGATCGTGCCGATGCTTGCCGATCGCGCGTTGATGCGCACGGCGGGTGGTCTGCTGGTGTGGAGCATGCTGACGCTGGCCGTGTTCCCGTTCACCGCTGGCAACGTGTGGGCCCTGGGTGCCATTGTGTTCCTGATCGGTATGGGCGGCGCGCTGGGCACGGTGCTGCAGACGCGCTTGATGGATGTAGCCGGCGATGCGCAAGGCCTGGCCGCGTCGCTCAATCATTCCGCGTTCAACGCGGCAAACGCACTCGGCCCGTTCCTTGGCGGTCTGGCGATTGCGCACGGCTACGGCTGGACCTCACCCGGCTGGGTAGGCAGCGGTCTCGCCTTGGGTGGCTTGTTGCTGTGGTTCGTGTCGATGGCAATGGATCGCCGCGATGACGAGATGACGGCGTGCGAATCCTGCTGAATCGTCAACTCAGCAGGTCTTCCCAGTTCGCTGGCACCTTGCCCTTCGGCCCCGGTGTGGGTTGATCCAGCGGATGGAACAAGGGCGGGCGCAGCTCCGGGCCGTAGAACGCATCGCCCGTGCGGTAGTCGTAGAGCCAACGGTCGTCCGGCTCGAAGTTGGCGATCACGGGGTGACCGGTGGCATGAAAGTGCTTGCTGGCGTGCTGATGGGGTGAGCTGTCGCAACAGCCGACGTGGCCGCATTCGGCACAGCGGCGTAGGTGGAACCACCAGCCGCCGCTCTTCAGACATTCCACGCAGCCGTCGCCGCTGGGTATGGCATCGAGGTTGATACCCGATTCCTGCTTACTCATGTCCCCGCTCCTCATGGTGATGATGGCCGATCTCGTCAGTGGCGCTGCGGTCAGAAACCCAGCTCGCTCAGTCCCGGATGGTCGTCCGGACGGCGCCCGAGTGGCCAGTGGTATTTGCGTTCTGCGTCGGTGATACGCAGATCGTTGATGGATGCATGGCGATGCGTCATCAGCCCGTGTTCGTCGAACTGCCAGTTCTCGTTGCCATAGCTGCGGTACCACTGGCCGGAGTCATCGCGCCATTCATAGGCGAAACGGACCGCGATGCGGTTGCCGGCGAACGTCCACAGTTCCTTGATCAGGCGGTAGTCCAGCTCACGGTTCCACTTACGCGTAAGGAAGGCCTGCGCTTCGTCACGCCCGTGGACGAACTCGGCTCGATTGCGCCAGTAGGTATCCGGCGAGTACGCCAGCACCACTCGGGCGGGATCGCGGCTGTTCCAGCCGTCCTCGGCCAGCCGTACTTTCTGTGCCGCGGTTTCGGCGGTGAAGGGTGGAACCGGCGCACGGACTTCCATGGAACACCTCGATGACTGACCAAGCAAAGAGCAAGCGTAGCGCGGATTTCATCCACGCATTGAGAAGACTGCGGACTCTACAAAGGCAATGCGTACGTGCGTTTGACCACTTGGCTGGGCATATCGGTCTTGACGTTCTGGATGCCGTTGGCGCGTGTGAGATGGGTGGACTGGAAGTGCCGGTAATCGTCGAGGTCCGCCACGGCTACGCGTAACAGCGCATCGCTTTCGCCCAGCATGATGTAGCACTCCATCACCTGCGGCAGTCGCTGCATGGCACGGATGAACTGGTCGATGGTATCGGCGTCCTGCGCGACCAGCCACACGCGGGTAAACAGCGTGAGTCCAGCGCCCACCTTGAACGGATCGAGCACAGTGACATAGCGTTCGATAACGCCCGCTTCTTCCAGCAACTTCACCCGGCGCAGGCAGGGCGATGGCGACAGACCCACTTCGTTCGCGAGGTCGGTATTCGGCAACCGCGCATTCTCCTGCAGGGCGCGCAGAATCCGCTTGTCGGTCTCGTCCAGCCGGATTGGCATGGTGCGTCACCCTTGACGAAGAGATTGGCATGATATGCCAAACATCGTGGTATTGGCGCGATAGTTGGCACCCTATGCCGGGCGTTGCCGCGTAGCCTGATGGCATGGACATCCACACGTTGCTGCTGTTCGTCGCCACGGTATTCCCGCTGATCTGCGTGCCTGGACCTGACATGCTCTACATCGCGTCGCAGGCCATATCCGGCGATGCTCGCGCCGGACTGCGCGCGACGGCAGGCGTGTGCACGGGTTATGTGTTGCACTCACTGCTGGTGGCGTTCGGCCTTGCGGCGGTGATTACCGCCTCGCCCGTATTGTTTCATGCACTGCGCTGGGCAGGTGTGGCCTATCTGATTTACCTTGCCGTGCGCTTGCTACGTTCAGCGATGCGGCCCGGCCTTATTGCACTGCCAACCGCGCAGGTGACGTCGCAACTACGCCGCGGCTTTTTTACGGCAGCGCTCAATCCCAAGGGGATGATGATCTATTTCGCGATGTTGCCGCAGTTCGTGCATCCGGGGCATGCGGTCGCATTGCAGGCGATGTTGTTGTCGGCCATCTTCATCGCGCTGTGCGCACTGGTGTACAGCGTACTGAGTGTGGTGCTCGCCCGTACCGGCAAGGCTGGCGGGCTGAGCGATCGCCGGCGGCGCTGCGTGGAAGGCGTATCCGGCGGCATGCTTTTCGCTGCAGCCGCCAAACTGGCAAGCACGTAGCAAGCACGTAGCCCGGATGAAGCGAAGCGCAATCCGGGGTGGCGCATCGGCGGCGTGATCCCGGATTGCGCTTCGCTTCATCCGGGCTACGGTGTCACGGTGTCACGGTGTTACGGCGTCAGCGTTTGAGGTCGTTCTTGTCGACGTCGCCGCCCTTCATGACGAACGCTACGTGCTCAAGCTGGGATACATCTTTGATCGGGTCGCCGTTTACCGCGACGAGGTCAGCGTAGTACCCCGGCGCCACCGCACCCACCTTGCCCGTCATGCCGAGCAGATCCGCGGCCGTCACCGTGGCCGCCTGGATGGCCTGCATGGGCGTCATGCCCCACTTGGTCATCACGGCAAACTGCTTGGCGTTCCAGCCATGCGGATACACGCCGGCGTCGGTGCCGAAGGTCATCTTCTCGCCGGCCTTCACCGCACGCTGGAAGTTCTCGCGCTGCAGACGACCCACCATCCTCTCTTTTTCGATGGTGCTCGCAGGGAAGCCCTTCTTGGCGTATTCGCTGAGGATGTAGTCGTCGTTGTAGACGTCGAAATCCAGATACGTGCCGTGCTGCTTCGCTAGCTTCAGGCCTTCATCGTCGATCAGGCTGCTGTGCTCCACCGAATCGACGCCCGCCCGGATGGCCATCTTGATGGCTTCGGCACCATGCGCGTGCGCGGCGACCTTCTTGCCCCAGCGATGCGCTTCGTCGACCACGGCGTTCATTTCTTCCTGCGAGTACTGCGGTGCCCCCACCGAGGTTTCCGCACTCAGCACGCCGGCGCTCGCCATGAACTTGATCACGTCGGCGCCGTGTTTGACGTTCTCTCGCACGCGATGGCGGATGGCGTCGACACCATCGGCCACGCCGTTGACGTCGTGAAACTCGATCCACGGCGAGAAACCCGTGGTGCCGTCGGCATGACCGCCTGTCGCGCCCAGCGGCGGGCCAGACACCAGCATGCGCGGGCCTGGGATGTCACCGCGATTGATCGCATCGCGCAGCGAGATATCAACGTAGTCGTCAGCGCCGACATTACGCACAGTGGTAAAGCCTGCATCCAGCGTGCGCTTAGCGTAGGTGGGCGAGAGGATCGCCGAATCGATGGCGGTGCGCTTGAGTATGGCCTCGTAGTAGTCGCCCTTCACCTC
This genomic window from Dyella terrae contains:
- a CDS encoding MFS transporter is translated as MSASAPALDPGTPPIRVPHVGLVILALAVGGFAIGTTEFATMSMLPLFAQGLGIDAPTAGHAISAYALGVVVGAPVITVLGARLPRRGLLLMLMAMFTVFNGLTGLSPSYHWMLVFRFLSGLPHGAYFGVAALVASSLVPANRRTRAVGQMFLGLTCATIVGVPLASWLGQAVGWRWSFALVALLGVATMIAVYTFAPNTPADAKASPLRELGALKRPQVWMTLGIGAIGFGGLFAVYTYLADILLKVTHMSLDAVPWVMGVFGIGMTLGNLIVPMLADRALMRTAGGLLVWSMLTLAVFPFTAGNVWALGAIVFLIGMGGALGTVLQTRLMDVAGDAQGLAASLNHSAFNAANALGPFLGGLAIAHGYGWTSPGWVGSGLALGGLLLWFVSMAMDRRDDEMTACESC
- a CDS encoding methyltransferase family protein is translated as MLRNESTNANAPAGVIMRQRSRGWAFRASARPRCSTRNMGNAMKVESVAVALFAVWFFSEGLILRTARDRSGANVDRRSLIILATSNMVLPWLSIALYFLNVGNAPFAPLTKIVGVVVMVSGFCIRWAGMWTLRKFFSANVAVQSDHRLVIAGPYRFVRHPGYFGGWLAFVGLGLALGNVIAIVLLSVVTLPAFFFRIRVEEQALAGAFPDYRQYASKVKRFLPFVW
- a CDS encoding UBP-type zinc finger domain-containing protein, giving the protein MSKQESGINLDAIPSGDGCVECLKSGGWWFHLRRCAECGHVGCCDSSPHQHASKHFHATGHPVIANFEPDDRWLYDYRTGDAFYGPELRPPLFHPLDQPTPGPKGKVPANWEDLLS
- a CDS encoding DUF1348 family protein; amino-acid sequence: MEVRAPVPPFTAETAAQKVRLAEDGWNSRDPARVVLAYSPDTYWRNRAEFVHGRDEAQAFLTRKWNRELDYRLIKELWTFAGNRIAVRFAYEWRDDSGQWYRSYGNENWQFDEHGLMTHRHASINDLRITDAERKYHWPLGRRPDDHPGLSELGF
- a CDS encoding Lrp/AsnC family transcriptional regulator, translated to MPIRLDETDKRILRALQENARLPNTDLANEVGLSPSPCLRRVKLLEEAGVIERYVTVLDPFKVGAGLTLFTRVWLVAQDADTIDQFIRAMQRLPQVMECYIMLGESDALLRVAVADLDDYRHFQSTHLTRANGIQNVKTDMPSQVVKRTYALPL
- a CDS encoding LysE family translocator; amino-acid sequence: MDIHTLLLFVATVFPLICVPGPDMLYIASQAISGDARAGLRATAGVCTGYVLHSLLVAFGLAAVITASPVLFHALRWAGVAYLIYLAVRLLRSAMRPGLIALPTAQVTSQLRRGFFTAALNPKGMMIYFAMLPQFVHPGHAVALQAMLLSAIFIALCALVYSVLSVVLARTGKAGGLSDRRRRCVEGVSGGMLFAAAAKLAST
- a CDS encoding alpha/beta hydrolase produces the protein MMVALSLCAGTALATTGTANLQNRQMRPWQPASPAEQIPLWPEGLKIAPPSMPGEEDFGTSTQPLAGLPVTVIEHVSRPTMTIYPPKGKNTGAAVVVFPGGGYRVLAIDLEGTEICDWLTSRGITCVLLKYRVPGSGPYYNEECNCAKQPIVPMALQDAQRTIALLRERAASLGVDPHKIGVVGFSAGGRMVADVSNHTKLSYKPIDDADKQSVRPDFAMALYPGHLWKGPGITLRQDVKIDPHAPPTLIIQAGDDPVDDVRESVTYYVALQQAGVPVEMHLYAHGGHAFGVRSTSNPITQWPTLAEAWMSNLGVLAAPVH
- a CDS encoding aspartyl protease family protein → MLRLCCIGVGLLLASQAWADGCQLKDYGTLPVQMVGNRATTTVKINGKDTRFIIDTGAFFNIMSKANAESLGLPLQPAPFGYRVSGIGGSADIQQAHVKEFGILDTTLKNVDFIVGGTDAGDGLLGANLLDIADMEIDLAHGKITLFKVEGCGNALLAYWVKDGKYNVADLVPSDNQYDRRTFVSVTINGKKVRAVLDSGAMATVLSRDAAERAGIDLNGPDAKAGSRSIGVGSKPVKTWTVKVDSFTVGSETIQHSQMQVIDGRMGGDTDMLLGVDFLLAHHMFIANSKKKVYFTYNGGRVFTFAAAAEDGDTSNADTTAGSTGAATKNASDYALSGQAHLSRGEFNAAIADLDEAIRLAPDQAAYYVARARAHQASKQPDAALSDLDKALSLDPKNADTLVQRARLRITRKDRAGATADAMAASELAPAGSTLARGVAGLYIELDQPAAALPLLDDWIRLHKDDAMLGTALNERCWARSLSNQVLDDALKDCRKAIKRDGENPAYLDSLGLVELRLGQYPESIKAYEKAVAQHPDSAWSRYGLGLAKIRSGQMEAGRADLAAAHTLDAEIEARAAKYGLTAASP
- a CDS encoding metal-dependent hydrolase family protein, producing MRLLPLFAAITLGLGASAVAAADDAPVPTRVAVRAAHLVDTKAGTVRDNPLVIIEGDHIVEVRYDGQVPAGVKIIDLGSATLLPGLIDCHVHLTGDPGEVKGDYYEAILKRTAIDSAILSPTYAKRTLDAGFTTVRNVGADDYVDISLRDAINRGDIPGPRMLVSGPPLGATGGHADGTTGFSPWIEFHDVNGVADGVDAIRHRVRENVKHGADVIKFMASAGVLSAETSVGAPQYSQEEMNAVVDEAHRWGKKVAAHAHGAEAIKMAIRAGVDSVEHSSLIDDEGLKLAKQHGTYLDFDVYNDDYILSEYAKKGFPASTIEKERMVGRLQRENFQRAVKAGEKMTFGTDAGVYPHGWNAKQFAVMTKWGMTPMQAIQAATVTAADLLGMTGKVGAVAPGYYADLVAVNGDPIKDVSQLEHVAFVMKGGDVDKNDLKR